One Balnearium lithotrophicum DNA window includes the following coding sequences:
- a CDS encoding cation:proton antiporter → MKLHTESLIVSLLIIAAGIGALELGFSSAIFEILSGVFASNFLKLGDLRWIDFLSNVGLLGLMFFAGLETDPELMKRNFFKSIFIGFSSFFFPLVSIFYVSHHILNYSFEASLLIGIALSTTSLALVYPLLKEKGLLKHTTGQVLLSAAMVVDISSMMALSFLFEGINIYNILFSIALILLLLRLPKWGERLFKRYEGNQIEFKTRFILLVLVSLGFLSETVHINEAVLAFTTGIFFAELFRKDHVIEKKIKAIIFGFLAPFFFFKAGYSVKLSVINLKVIFLSLFLGSVAFITKYVGTVYATANLFRGTVYKLAGLFFNMRLTFGIVASLFGLKSGLIDEETYVSLLLIIVATSLISSVISHRLPHEVEEDILEDIFKI, encoded by the coding sequence ATGAAACTTCACACAGAAAGTTTAATTGTAAGCCTTCTAATAATAGCTGCAGGAATAGGTGCTTTAGAACTCGGGTTTTCGTCGGCTATCTTTGAAATTCTCTCTGGAGTTTTTGCCTCAAACTTTCTTAAGTTGGGAGACCTTAGGTGGATTGATTTCCTATCGAACGTAGGGCTTTTGGGACTTATGTTCTTTGCAGGCCTTGAAACGGACCCGGAACTTATGAAGAGGAACTTTTTCAAGAGCATATTCATAGGCTTCTCCTCTTTCTTCTTCCCCCTTGTGAGTATCTTCTACGTCTCCCATCACATCTTAAATTATTCCTTCGAGGCTTCCCTCTTAATAGGGATTGCTCTCTCAACGACGTCACTGGCACTTGTTTACCCTCTGCTTAAGGAGAAGGGACTTTTAAAACACACTACAGGTCAGGTTTTACTGTCTGCCGCAATGGTTGTTGATATATCAAGTATGATGGCCCTGAGCTTCCTCTTTGAAGGGATAAACATCTACAATATACTCTTTTCAATTGCCCTGATTCTCCTACTCCTGAGGCTTCCTAAGTGGGGAGAGAGGCTCTTTAAGAGGTACGAGGGAAACCAGATTGAGTTTAAAACGAGGTTCATTCTATTAGTTTTGGTTTCTCTGGGTTTCCTATCTGAAACCGTCCACATCAATGAAGCAGTTTTGGCGTTTACAACGGGAATTTTCTTTGCAGAGCTCTTTAGGAAGGACCACGTAATAGAGAAGAAGATAAAGGCCATAATATTTGGATTTTTAGCTCCCTTCTTCTTCTTTAAGGCCGGTTACTCTGTAAAATTATCGGTCATCAATCTGAAGGTAATTTTTCTCTCCCTGTTTTTGGGCTCTGTTGCCTTTATTACAAAGTACGTTGGAACAGTTTATGCCACAGCAAACCTCTTCAGGGGAACGGTGTATAAGCTTGCAGGACTATTTTTCAACATGAGGCTGACCTTTGGAATTGTTGCCTCCCTCTTCGGTCTAAAGAGTGGACTTATAGATGAGGAAACCTACGTTTCCCTTCTTCTAATAATTGTTGCTACATCCCTAATCTCATCGGTTATCTCCCACAGGCTCCCCCACGAGGTTGAAGAGGACATTTTGGAAGATATCTTTAAGATTTAA